The following are encoded together in the Candida orthopsilosis Co 90-125, chromosome 5 draft sequence genome:
- a CDS encoding Rpf1 nucleolar protein (involved in the assembly and export of the large ribosomal subunit): MSSTSEALKRIKNKQRRQQVYADIKRQKVKDRHKLRAERADEERNNPELREQRIAENIPATIDSKRVYDETLSAKIEGDEDEFSEYFTNLAKDPQILLTTNIGAKKPAYEFADMLMDFLPNTTFVKRKKEFNIQDMAKFCSNREYTLLAIINEDKKKVTGLTLVNLPEGPTFYFSISSIVDGKRIKGHGVATDHIPELVLNNFNTRLGKTVGRLFQSIFPHKPELQGRQVLTLHNQRDYIFLRRHRYVFRNEEKVGLQELGPQFTLKLRRMQKGVKGDVVWEFRPDMERDKRKFYL, encoded by the coding sequence ATGAGCAGCACCAGTGAAGCTCTAAAGCGGATAAAGaacaaacaaagaagaCAACAGGTCTATGCAGATATCAAGAGACAAAAAGTCAAAGATCGTCATAAATTACGAGCAGAAAGAGCTGATGAAGAACGCAATAATCCTGAATTACGAGAACAAAGAATAGCTGAAAACATCCCAGCCACTATCGACTCCAAAAGAGTCTACGATGAGACTCTTTCTGCCAAAATTGAAGGcgatgaagatgagttTAGTGAgtattttacaaatttaGCCAAAGATCCCCAAATCCTCCTCACGACAAACATTGGTGCCAAAAAACCAGCTTATGAATTTGCTGACATGTTGATGGATTTCCTCCCCAATACCACTTTTGTCAAACGTAAGAAGGAGTTTAATATTCAAGACATGGCTAAATTCTGCTCTAATAGGGAATACACATTATTGGCAATTATCAATGAAGATAAGAAAAAAGTCACTGGATTAACCCTTGTTAATTTACCGGAAGGTCCCACTTTCTACTTTTCCATAAGTTCGATAGTTGATGGCAAGAGAATAAAAGGTCACGGTGTGGCTACCGATCACATACCAGAATTAGTcctcaacaacttcaacactCGATTAGGTAAAACTGTTGGTCGTTTATTCCAATCAATCTTTCCTCATAAACCTGAACTACAAGGAAGACAAGTTCTAACATTGCATAATCAACGTGATTATATATTTTTAAGAAGACATCGATATGTTTTCagaaatgaagaaaaagttgGACTACAGGAATTAGGACCTCAGTTtacattgaaattgagaagGATGCAAAAGGGTGTTAAGGGTGATGTTGTTTGGGAGTTTAGACCTGATATGGAAAGAGATAAGAGAAAGTTTTATTTATAG
- a CDS encoding Rad2 protein (similar to C. parapsilosis CPAR2_403540 and C. albicans RAD2 similar to S. cerevisiae RAD2, nuclease involved in nucleotide excision repair), whose translation MGVQSLWDIVGPSARPVRLEALSRKKLAVDASIWIYQFLKAVRDKEGNALPQSHIVGFFRRICKLLYFGIQPIFVFDGGVPVLKRQTINERKNRRQQNSESTRETAQKLLAIQLQRQVEESVEKRLGTKTRAVDIEDDDVIYFDDLPMNKVVVEEKPQERPKSIKFRKADEYHLPDLNEFRVSRYDQRIMPDDDNTETWDDFDHVDGININEVDPKSKEFANLPIATQYMILNHLRLKSRLRMGYRKEQLQELFPNSMDFSKFQIQQVQKRNFYTQKLMNVTGMNDEDTIDRRVAGERDRKYALVKNEDGWTLALDEGGSLGGNPVKTEIGELKLADEQPTSNNNGGSDNSDSDFEDVILANSKESEEERMTQEALVKSIYEQYGNQDPTYAKDSSELSFSYEDQLRKLVEESKQDYFKLREEETNDAKIGKESCFDLKSSMLFADTTSPPKRLSNGMQDVLKRFTKNDLQSSLLLDSQNYKTGEINPKAYKREKNAKEIGKEKQEISVADSASAPSIEAKASIDGVNTESARRSQDNDEGELSKVEITHSLKEVQSPIEGQRRLPDWFQSEINKTLNPHNEKFVPSTGFENKSYKEDEEAGLIPWYEAKELFENNEESKSQHDEVIELPRNDVNSSTSENNVQRENPDTKEAHEAERRRPAVVDYDFEEEDEGRLVQQLQNEEADHENLKSQIKLSHEFPMSSIETRITEEQLLQEKLQKAKRDSDEVTENMISDVQELLKRFGIPYITAPMEAEAQCAELFRIGLVDGIITDDSDCFLFGGDRIYKNMFNQKQFVECYFKDDIEDRIGLSRENLIELAILLGSDYTQGIKGIGPVLAVEILAEFGSLKRFKSWFDEKTKTTKLDQVTLTPLQRNLTNRIKNGKLYLPDNFPDKVIFEAYQHPEVDSDKSEFKWGIPNLDQIRSFLMYNVNWSQERVDEVMVPLVRDLNKKRAEGTQSTIGEFFSQEYIQSRKELNTGKRLKAAANKLSKRRKK comes from the coding sequence ATGGGTGTTCAATCATTATGGGATATAGTTGGTCCTCTGGCGAGACCCGTAAGGTTAGAAGCCTTATCACGGAAGAAACTCGCGGTTGACGCGTCTATATGGATATATCAATTTCTAAAAGCCGTACGTGACAAGGAAGGAAATGCTTTGCCACAATCTCACATTGTTGGGTTTTTCAGAAGGATATGTAAACTACTATATTTTGGGATACAACCgatatttgtatttgatggAGGGGTACCTGTTTTAAAGAGACAAACTATTAATGAGAGAAAGAACCGAAGACAACAAAACTCCGAATCAACTCGAGAAACCGctcaaaaattgttggCAATCCAACTACAGCgacaagttgaagaatcGGTAGAAAAACGACTAGGTACAAAAACCCGAGCAGTGGATATCGAGGACGATGATGTGatatattttgatgatttaccAATGAATAAGGTTGTGGTGGAAGAAAAACCACAAGAGCGCCCAAAGTCCATTAAATTCAGAAAAGCCGATGAATATCATCTTCCAGATTTGAATGAGTTTAGAGTTTCTAGATATGACCAAAGGATTATGCCCGATGATGATAACACTGAAACATGGGATGATTTTGATCATGTGGATGGGATCAATATTAATGAGGTTGATCCAAAATCTAAAGAATTTGCTAATCTACCCATTGCCACGCAGTATATGATTCTAAATCATCTCCGATTAAAATCGAGATTGAGAATGGGCTATAGGAAGGAGCAGCTACAAGAACTATTCCCAAACCTGATggatttttccaaattccaaattcaacaagttcaaaAGCGAAATTTTTATACACAAAAACTTATGAATGTGACTGGGATGAATGATGAAGACACCATTGATAGGAGGGTTGCTGGTGAAAGGGATAGAAAATATGCTTTAGTTAAAAACGAAGATGGGTGGACTTTGGCTCTAGATGAAGGCGGGTCGTTGGGGGGAAATCCCGTCAAGACGGAAATAGGCGAATTAAAGCTAGCAGATGAACAACCAACTTCAAATAACAACGGTGGAAGCGACAACAGCGATCTGGACTTTGAAGATGTAATCTTAGCCAATTCTAAAGAATCTGAAGAAGAGAGGATGACTCAGGAGGCTTTGGTCAAATCGATTTATGAACAATATGGGAACCAGGACCCCACATATGCGAAAGATAGTTCCGAATTGTCATTTTCGTATGAGGACCAACTAAGGAAATTAGTAGAAGAAAGCAAACAAgattatttcaaattgagggaagaagaaacaaacgATGCAAAGATTGGGAAAGAAAGTTGTTTCGATTTGAAGTCATCGATGTTATTTGCCGACACTACCAGTCCTCCGAAACGACTTTCGAATGGGATGCAGGACGTTTTGAAGCGCTTCACAAAGAACGATCTACAAAGTTCGCTTTTATTAGATTCGCAAAACTACAAAACTGGTGAAATAAATCCAAAAGCATATAAACGTGaaaaaaatgcaaaagaaattggaaaagagaaGCAGGAAATTTCTGTGGCTGATAGTGCAAGCGCCCCTTCAATAGAAGCTAAAGCTTCAATAGATGGGGTAAATACAGAATCTGCTCGGAGGAGCCAGGATAACGATGAAGGCGAGCTCTCAAAAGTGGAAATCACCCACTCATTGAAAGAAGTTCAGCTGCCCATTGAGGGACAGAGACGATTACCCGATTGGTTCCAGAgtgaaatcaacaaaacattGAACCCACACAATGAAAAGTTTGTTCCCAGTACTGGATTCGAAAACAAAAGCTATAAAGAAGATGAGGAGGCAGGTTTAATTCCGTGGTATGAAGCTAAAGagctttttgaaaacaacgAAGAGAGCAAGTCGCAACACGATGAGGTTATTGAGCTCCCCCGGAATGACGTTAATAGCTCTACATCTGAAAACAATGTTCAGAGAGAAAACCCAGATACAAAAGAAGCACATGAAGCAGAGCGTAGACGACCTGCTGTGGTTGActatgattttgaagaggaagatgagGGGCGACTCGtacaacaattacaaaatgaaGAGGCCGATCATGAAAACTTGAAAAGCCAGATTAAACTTTCTCATGAATTTCCTATGTCTTCAATCGAAACGAGGATCACTGAAGAGCAACTTTTACaagaaaaattacaaaaagcTAAAAGAGACTCGGATGAGGTGACTGAGAATATGATTAGTGATGTGCAAGAGCTATTGAAAAGGTTTGGGATTCCTTACATTACAGCTCCTATGGAAGCGGAAGCACAATGTGCAGAACTCTTTAGGATAGGTTTGGTCGATGGTATCATCACCGATGACAGTgattgttttctttttggtggTGACAGAATATACAAAAACATGTTCAACcagaaacaatttgttgagtGTTATTTCAAAGACGATATTGAGGATCGGATTGGGTTGAGCAGAGAGAACTTGATTGAGTTAGCCATATTGTTGGGAAGTGATTATACACAAGGAATTAAAGGAATTGGTCCGGTCTTAGCAGTAGAAATACTTGCAGAATTTGGGAGCTTAAAGAGGTTCAAAAGTTggtttgatgaaaaaacaaaaacaactaAGTTGGATCAAGTCACCTTGACCCCTTTGCAAAGGAATCTTACTAACCGTATCAAAAATGGGAAGCTATATTTGCCTGACAATTTTCCTGACAAAGTCATATTCGAGGCATATCAACATCCCGAAGTAGATTCCGATAAAAGTGAGTTTAAATGGGGTATACCgaatttggatcaaataAGGTCCTTTTTGATGTATAATGTAAATTGGTCTCAGGAAAGAGTCGACGAAGTGATGGTGCCTTTGGTTAGGGATTTGAATAAGAAAAGGGCCGAGGGAACACAATCAACTATTGGTGAATTTTTCTCCCAAGAGTATATTCAGAGTCGTAAGGAGTTGAATACGgggaaaagattgaaagCTGCTGCAAATAAGTTGAGtaagagaagaaagaagtAA
- a CDS encoding Htd2 protein (S. cerevisiae homolog HTD2 has 3-hydroxyacyl-[acyl-carrier-protein] dehydratase activity, has role in fatty acid biosynthetic process and localizes to mitochondrion), with protein sequence MFKLRTCHTSVTMITKECITKWANSIKPRTFSIKDSYSIGPIIKLTNLLHGIFKITPQNHLITPQENWFKGYHFIFNCQMNQQLGSDGYDNYQAPVIDNHQLYLRRLWARGTIQFIQPPGINSGLGCTEQVKTVKPFNEDVFVDIERRYTSDDELLLVENRTLLYTNQMYSPNNKTPKLTDHEPSITFKLSPIDLLKYSMLTYNLHRIHFDPKYAHSIENLPTLLVHGPLQVTLILYYFSLQHPRLIAHQFKYRTLEPFFVNEEAGISITPNGSNEFELTLFNTVHKTIFLRGTLKCKENTP encoded by the coding sequence ATGTTCAAACTCCGGACATGCCACACTTCAGTTACTATGATTACAAAGGAGTGTATAACGAAATGGGCGAATTCCATCAAGCCAAGGACCTTCTCTATCAAAGACTCTTACTCCATTGGACCCATAATTAAGTTGACCAATTTACTTCATGGAATTTTTAAAATCACCCCGCAGAATCATTTGATAACTCCACAAGAGAACTGGTTTAAAGGATAtcatttcatcttcaattgtcaaatgaatcaacaattgggtAGTGATGGATACGATAACTACCAAGCACCAGTGATTgataatcatcaattgtatttgagAAGATTATGGGCAAGAGGAACCATCCAATTTATTCAACCACCAGGAATAAACAGTGGTTTGGGCTGCACGGAACAGGTGAAGACAGTGAAGCCTTTCAATGAGGATGTGTTTGTTGACATTGAACGCAGGTACACATCAGATGATGAGTTGCtattggttgaaaataGGACATTACTATATACGAATCAAATGTATTCTCCAAACAATAAGACTCCTAAATTGACTGATCACGAACCTTCAATCACATTCAAGCTatcaccaattgatttattgaagtACAGTATGCTTACATACAATCTACACCGCATTCACTTTGATCCAAAATACGCCCATTCAATCGAGAACTTGCCTACTTTGCTTGTGCATGGTCCGTTACAAGTGACATTGATATTGTACTATTTCAGTTTACAACATCCTCGTTTAATTGCCCACCAGTTCAAGTATAGAACACTTGAACCGTTTTTCGTAAATGAAGAAGCCGGAATACTGATTACTCCCAACGGttcaaatgaatttgagCTAACATTGTTCAACACCGTGCATAAGACAATCTTTTTACGAGGAACCTTAAAATGCAAAGAGAATACACCTTAG
- a CDS encoding Vtc4 polyphosphate synthetase, producing MKFGEHLRKALIKNYSFYYISYDDLKHQLKKGLKDNDYHWNNELEEDFLNQLETELDKVYSFTKVKNTEVNRRIKESEKYVHEVVSTLHRYQNNDPLVTSPPQEQDFEDLEEELSDIIADVHDLAKFSRLNYTGFQKIIKKHDKTTGFHLKPVFQARLNSKPFYKDNYDNLIVKLSKLYDLVRTRGNPIKGDSAAGGSQQNFVRQTTKYWVHPDNITELKLIILKHLPVLVFNADKEFEPEDSAITSIYFDNEDMDLYYGRLRKDEGAEAIRLRWYGGMKSDQIFVERKTHREDWTGEKSVKARFALKEKKVNAYLSGELKASEIFDKMRKEGKKSPQEIDNLERLAKEVQYRVLKDKMRPVMRSFYNRTAFQLPGDARVRISLDTELTMVREDDFDGYDRTHGNWRRMDIGVDYPFPQLPEKDVCRFQYAVLEVKLQTQMGQEPPAWVRDLVNSHLVEAVPKFSKFIHGGATLLTEMVDLLPFWYTQMDVDIRKPKIVQEYGIQRHQTQPHQQRLGSSTSGNDLDEEELTGSSYTGVHFSNDINPLEEDLDEQTPLLLPNNYSSRHTNSPVKNFLYHIYGKFLHYFNDDRTFTVKPGTNYDLNATFKDKLPAGKTICVPVRIEPKVYFANERTFLSWISIGMLMGFTATALLNYGTNSALTASIGFFITALFTLGYATYRYIWRVLMIREKKPVQYGDKFGPNMICLFLFLATFVSFVFKFTE from the coding sequence ATGAAGTTTGGTGAACATTTGAGAAAAGCATTGATTAAAAACTACTCCTTCTACTACATTTCctatgatgatttgaagcACCAGTTGAAAAAAGGTTTGAAGGATAATGACTACCATTGGAATAATGAATTAGAAGAAGATTTCCTCAACCAATTGGAAACAGAGTTGGATAAGGTGTATTCGTTCACCAAGGTTAAAAACACCGAAGTAAACAGAAGAATTAAAGAATCGGAAAAATACGTTCATGAAGTAGTTTCTACCTTGCATCgttatcaaaacaatgaCCCATTGGTTACTTCACCGCCGCAAGAacaagattttgaagatttggaagaagaattgtCAGATATCATTGCGGATGTGCATGATTTAGCCAAATTTTCTCGTTTGAACTATACTGGgtttcaaaagattatcaaaaaaCATGACAAAACAACCGGAtttcatttgaaaccaGTTTTCCAAGCCAGATTAAACTCAAAACCGTTTTATAAAGACAATTatgataatttgattgtCAAATTGTCAAAGTTGTACGATTTGGTTAGAACTAGAGGCAATCCTATAAAAGGTGATTCAGCAGCTGGTGGttcacaacaaaattttgttcGTCAAACTACAAAGTATTGGGTCCATCCTGATAATATTactgaattgaaattaatcATTTTAAAACATTTACCAGTATTGGTTTTTAATGCTGATAAAGAGTTTGAACCAGAAGATTCAGCGATTACGTCCatttattttgataatgaagatatGGACTTGTATTATGGAAGATTAAGAAAAGATGAAGGTGCTGAAGCCATTAGATTAAGGTGGTATGGTGGTATGAAATCAGATCAAATTTTCGTTGAAAGAAAGACTCACAGAGAAGATTGGACTGGTGAGAAATCGGTCAAAGCTAGATTTGcattgaaggaaaagaaggttAATGCTTATTTATCAGGTGAATTAAAAGCAagtgaaatttttgacaaGATGAGAAAAGAAGGTAAAAAGAGTCCccaagaaattgacaatttaGAAAGGTTGGCCAAGGAAGTTCAATATCGTGTTTTAAAAGACAAGATGCGTCCAGTGATGAGATCTTTCTATAATAGAACTGCATTCCAATTACCTGGAGATGCTAGAGTCAGAATTTCTTTGGATACTGAATTAACAATGGTTAGAGAAGACGATTTTGATGGATATGATCGTACGCATGgaaattggagaagaaTGgatattggtgttgattaTCCATTCCCGCAATTACCAGAAAAGGATGTTTGTAGATTCCAATATGCCGTTTTGGAAGTCAAATTGCAAACACAAATGGGACAAGAACCACCTGCATGGGTTAGAGATTTAGTCAATTCTCATTTAGTTGAAGCTGTTCctaaattttccaaatttatTCATGGTGGGGCAACTTTGTTGACCGAAATGGTTGATCTTTTACCCTTTTGGTATACTCAAATGGATGTTGATATTagaaaaccaaaaattGTCCAAGAATATGGTATTCAACGTCACCAAACGCAACcacatcaacaaagattGGGGTCCAGTACCAGTGGTAATGACTTGGATGAGGAGGAGTTGACTGGATCTTCATACACTGGAGTAcacttttcaaatgataTTAACCCattggaagaagatttggatGAGCAAACGCCGCTTTTATTGCCAAATAACTACAGCTCACGTCATACCAACTCGCCAGTCAAGAACTTCCTTTATCATATTTATGGAAAATTCTTGCACtatttcaatgatgatcGTACATTTACTGTTAAACCAGGTACAAATTACGATTTGAATGCCACCTTCAAAGACAAATTACCTGCCGGAAAGACAATTTGTGTTCCAGTAAGAATTGAACCCAAGGTGTACTTTGCCAACGAACGTACATTTCTTAGTTGGATTAGTATTGGTATGTTGATGGGATTCACCGCCACTGCATTGTTAAATTATGGAACCAATAGTGCATTAACTGCCAGTATTGgattcttcatcactgCTTTGTTCACTTTGGGATACGCCACATATAGATATATTTGGCGTGTTTTAATGATTAGGGAAAAGAAACCGGTGCAATACGGTGACAAGTTTGGTCCTAATatgatttgtttgtttttgtttttggcAACCTTTGTCTCATTTGTGTTTAAATTCACCGAGTAA
- a CDS encoding Msn5 protein (S. cerevisiae homolog MSN5 has importin-alpha export receptor activity, has role in tRNA re-export from nucleus, protein export from nucleus and localizes to nucleus) produces MTMDTNGVQQIISALEVVYNPKSTNDERRQAQSFLETIKSNDESPFWGYQLALPENNGSNYIVRYFGLTLLQGSIRYKFHTFDSTKISALKNWVIELANKILDDDPHYIKEKIAFLWVALAKRIWGSYLIRSREHNIEGESSDNGKEETNDKSAVTPQEAEDGWVSMDSNLWTLWNSNITCRELSLTVIRTLFEDIYLLDDAVASKNSVILNQLSVLITTPDKVLETIYENNTKFTICKSSTDGWFVTWSRFLLEVVANNEYQNEVYQKYVTKILSTFKTCLHWIHPRVLREENTLNTLINLLAIPDVKIKTLAVDCLHIIFTRTYAQDEEFEFFIGSIFTAEGINKLDEFYQSLQLDPDDIDEQVYALLKKTVEMIVSLSEYLNISSKHKVNWEKSDVDGYLRLVLKTTDHPSLIISGLSLQMWVTILRFDELSAKRQIVDIMMSLLDIAANRTINFLWDDEHVSKKFFDIDFDSTPDATSFLQNYRKFNEDIIRITVCKKPEEGLVWLENRLQDFFSSDLGSQCINDYNLGEKSKAFNYGSSQFNIIENSIRGISRWRIWYNGEDFTAIDDRLNKLVIQLGERLLAMNLASPLIIRKQVQTLVQFAPLLKGVDSPLMFQILEKILTTATFPYPPNITDEDKELIRDLRASCGTELNRLAYIMPEALKNIFNDLESVVANILSSDKVSAHENVAFKSFLLVIASRSSIDDKNDLFAKIVDPDLAAWSAPETEKGLMDLHWFMERIGIVEIASYFQKRGITASTNLLEAKMDDEGKALKQKLKDHWSSIFPIRATRIFIQYSIEKLSHDSPEYLNLLKLWKPRVQPIVPHILQLLTQIQAYHDPANWVDLPAEVQSFVKYSCTERFWQQGVSIQSKETFIEENVKAALTLRDFADSVGHLIRYTREYAFLTVGSLAQLEDTLYEIPNIAGMIWKAVAGDTIGITLHSWKHMINSCLRVVIKFCPVKFVEVFMSELLPKALGDIDALLVGKWEKVYSDGLQLQGNEDDETLSEEMMEEHMLRQLTATVVRMLMDIVGQYNSKTLTDSQFASRKLVIENKQALAPFLTICCHIIAFKDTKCSFNTILVIRNIISDITSKDDEVDKFLCENLIKSLLHVLMDDYFVETHSEAALVLTTLYCQLRSKNDYAARVLMQRLPNIKPHHISNFENLLVSSKSLRHQRSALLELIKISKDNGSYEEEDMTKRKKELDQVAKRKKIGADEVDVMNDPYTENGALGNLFGED; encoded by the coding sequence ATGACCATGGATACTAATGGTGTCCAGCAAATCATATCTGCACTTGAAGTTGTGTATAATCCAAAGTCAACAAATGATGAAAGGAGACAAGCACAATCATTTCttgaaacaatcaaatccaacGACGAATCGCCATTTTGGGGATATCAATTGGCACTTCCTGAAAACAATGGATCAAATTATATAGTCAGATACTTTGGACTTACATTGTTACAAGGATCGATTAGATATAAATTTCACACATTTGACTCAACCAAAATATCAgcattgaagaattgggtCATTGAGTTGGCAAACAAGATACTTGATGACGATCCTCATTACAtaaaagagaaaattgCCTTTCTTTGGGTTGCTTTGGCAAAAAGAATATGGGGAAGCTATTTGATAAGATCCAGGGAACATAACATAGAAGGTGAGTCAAGTGATAATGGAAAAGAGGAAACTAATGATAAACTGGCAGTGACACCACAAGAAGCGGAAGATGGATGGGTATCGATGGATTCAAACTTGTGGACCCTTTGGAATAGTAATATCACCTGTCGTGAATTGTCATTGACTGTCATAAGAACCCTCTTTGAAGATATTTATCTACTCGATGACGCAGTTGCATCGAAAAATAGTGTCATACTAAACCAATTATCAGTACTAATAACAACACCAGACAAAGTGCTCGAAACAATTTAtgaaaacaacacaaaattcACTATATGTAAATCCTCAACTGATGGATGGTTTGTCACCTGGTCAAGATTCTTACttgaagttgttgcaaataaTGAATACCAAAACGAAGTGTATCAAAAGTATGTCACCAAAATTTTATCCACTTTTAAAACATGCTTACACTGGATCCATCCAAGAGTATTACGAGAAGAAAACACATTGAATACATTGATCAACTTATTGGCCATACCCGATGTTAAGATAAAAACATTGGCAGTTGATTGTTTACATATCATTTTCACGAGAACATATGCCcaagatgaagagtttgaaTTCTTTATTGGATCTATATTCACCGCGGAAGGTATCAACAAGTTGGATGAGTTTTATCAGTCATTGCAATTGGATCCTGATGACATTGATGAGCAAGTTTATGCATTGTTAAAGAAGACAGTGGAAATGATTGTATCGTTAAGTGAGTACCTTAACATCTCATCTAAACACAAGGTAAATTGGGAAAAGAGTGATGTTGATGGATATCTTAGACTAGTATTGAAAACCACTGACCATCCTAGTCTCATCATTAGTGGGCTATCATTGCAAATGTGGGTGACTATTTTAAGATTTGATGAACTTAGTGCCAAGCGTCAAATAGTGGACATAATGATGCTGTTATTAGATATTGCCGCAAATAGAACGATAAATTTCCTTTGGGATGATGAACACGTTTctaaaaaattttttgacattgattttgattcaactCCAGATGCTACAAGCTTCCTACAAAACTACCGCAAGTTTAATGAGGACATCATAAGGATAACCGTTTGTAAAAAACCCGAGGAAGGACTTGTTTGGCTTGAAAATAGGTTACAGGATTTTTTCAGCTCAGATTTGGGTAGTCAATGTATCAATGATTACAACTTGGGTGAAAAGTCCAAAGCATTCAACTATGGATCATCACAATTCAACATTATAGAAAATAGTATTAGAGGTATTTCTCGATGGAGAATATGGTACAATGGAGAAGATTTCACGGCAATTGATGATCGTTTGAACAAGCTTGTGATACAGTTAGGAGAGCGGTTACTAGCTATGAATTTGGCGTCGCCATTGATTATCAGAAAACAAGTGCAAACTTTAGTGCAGTTTGCCCCATTGTTGAAAGGGGTCGATAGTCCGttgatgtttcaaattctcGAAAAGATTCTCACTACTGCTACATTTCCTTACCCTCCTAATATTACCGATGAAgataaagaattgattcGTGATTTACGGGCAAGTTGTGGCACCGAATTGAATAGACTAGCGTACATTATGCCGGAAGCGTTGAAGAATATATTTAATGACTTGGAGAGTGTTGTCGCTAATATCTTATCTTCAGATAAAGTTAGTGCTCATGAGAATGTCGCTTTCAAATCCTTCTTGTTAGTTATTGCATCAagatcatcaattgatgataagaATGACCTTTTTGCTAAAATCGTTGATCCTGATTTAGCTGCATGGTCAGCACCAGAAACCGAAAAAGGCTTGATGGATTTACATTGGTTTATGGAGCGGattggaattgttgaaattgcatcatattttcaaaaaaggGGCATCACAGCATCAACTAATTTATTGGAAGCCAAGATGGATGACGAAGGTAAAGCGTTGAAGCAGAAGTTGAAAGATCATTGGAGTTCAATTTTCCCAATCCGAGCAACGAGAATCTTTATTCAATatagtattgaaaaattgagtCATGACCTGCCGGAATACTTAAACTTGCTCAAATTATGGAAACCACGTGTTCAACCAATTGTACCGCATATACTACAACTATTGACTCAAATCCAAGCTTATCATGATCCAGCTAACTGGGTGGATCTACCAGCTGAGGTTCAAAGCTTTGTCAAGTATAGTTGTACTGAAAGATTCTGGCAACAAGGAGTCTCCATCCAATCGAAGGAAACTTTTATAGAGGAAAATGTGAAAGCTGCTTTAACTTTGAGAGATTTTGCTGATTCAGTTGGTCATTTGATCAGATATACTCGAGAATACGCATTTTTAACTGTTGGCTCATTAGCTCAATTGGAAGATACACTATATGAAATACCAAATATTGCTGGTATGATTTGGAAAGCAGTTGCTGGTGATACTATTGGAATAACATTACATTCTTGGAAACACATGATAAACAGCTGTCTTCGAGTGGTTATCAAATTTTGTCCCgtgaaatttgttgaagtgTTTATGAGTGAATTGTTACCCAAGGCATTGGGTGATATTGATGCTTTACTTGTGGGTAAATGGGAGAAAGTGTATAGTGATGGATTACAATTACAAGgcaatgaagatgatgagaCTTTGTCGGAGGAAATGATGGAAGAACATATGTTGAGACAATTGACTGCTACTGTGGTGAGAATGTTGATGGATATTGTGGGACAATACAATTCAAAGACGCTTACAGATAGTCAATTTGCTAGTCGGAAGTTGgtgattgaaaacaagCAAGCCTTAGCTCCTTTCTTGACAATTTGTTGTCATATTATTGCCTTTAAAGATACCAAATGTTCATTCAATACCATCTTGGTTATTAGAAACATCATTAGTGACATCACATCCAAAGAcgatgaagttgataaattccTTTGTGAAAACCTTATAAAATCATTGTTGCATGTATTAATGGATGATTATTTCGTCGAGACGCATAGCGAAGCTGCATTAGTTCTCACTACATTGTATTGTCAATTACGTTCCAAGAATGATTATGCCGCTAGAGTCTTGATGCAAAGATTACCAAACATTAAACCACATcatatttccaatttcgAAAATTTATTAGTCAGTTCAAAATCCTTAAGACATCAACGCAGTGCTCTActtgaattgatcaaaatttCTAAAGATAATGGTTCatatgaagaagaagatatgACCAAGAGgaaaaaagaattggatcaaGTTGCTAAGcggaaaaaaattggtgctgatgaagttgatgttATGAATGATCCATATACTGAGAATGGAGCATTGGGTAATTTATTTGGAGAAGACtaa